One window of Vicia villosa cultivar HV-30 ecotype Madison, WI unplaced genomic scaffold, Vvil1.0 ctg.004275F_1_1, whole genome shotgun sequence genomic DNA carries:
- the LOC131641924 gene encoding extensin-2-like — MENSIEARQWPRLIFAIAFCIIAFTTFAIADDDKPYYGGQYPYNNYPQPSYTYKSPPYNNYQSPPPYAYKSPPYNYQSPPPYDNKFPPFKSPPSPYVEKFPPYYYKSPPLPSPSPPPPYVYSSPPPPPYVYKSPPPPPYIYKSPPPPPYVYNSPPPPPYVYKSPPPPPYVYPSPPYVYKSPPPPSPSPPPPYVYKSPPPPSPSPPPPYVYKSPPPPSPSPPPPYVYESPPPPYVYKSPPPPPYVYKSPPPPSPSPPPPYYYKSPPPPSPSPPPPYVYKSPPPPSPSPPPPYVYKSPPPPSPSPPPPYVYKSPPPPSPSPPPPYIYESPPSPYVYKSPPPPPYVYSSPPKPYIYSSPPPSYPSPTPYIYKSPPTPYNSYPYSSPPPPLY; from the coding sequence ATGGAAAACTCAATTGAGGCGAGGCAATGGCCTCGACTCATATTTGCAATAGCATTTTGCATAATTGCTTTTACTACTTTTGCTATTGCTGATGATGATAAGCCTTACTATGGAGGTCAATATCCATACAACAACTATCCCCAACCATCCTACACTTACAAATCACCTCCATATAATAACTATCAATCTCCACCCCCATATGCTTACAAATCACCTCCATATAATTATCAATCTCCTCCTCCATATGATAATAAATTTCCTCCATTTAAATCACCACCATCTCCTTACGTAGAAAAATTCCCTCCATATTATTATAAATCTCCACCTCTACCATCACCATCACCACCACCTCCTTATGTTTACAGTTCACCTCCACCTCCACCATATGTTTACAAGTCACCACCTCCTCCTCCATATATCTACAAATCTCCACCTCCACCACCATATGTTTATAATagtccaccaccaccaccatatgTGTACAAGTCACCACCTCCTCCACCTTATGTATACCCATCACCTCCATATGTTTACAAGTCTCCACCTCCTCCTTCACCTTCTCCTCCACCACCATATGTCTATAAATCACCTCCACCTCCATCCCCTTCACCTCCACCTCCATATGTCTACAAGTCACCACCTCCACCTTCTCCATCACCGCCACCACCATATGTTTACGAGTCTCCACCTCCACCATATGTCTACAAGTCTCCACCACCACCTCCATACGTTTATAAGTCACCTCCACCACCTTCACCTTCACCACCTCCTCCATACTACTATAAATCTCCACCCCCACCATCCCCATCACCTCCTCCACCTTATGTTTATAAGTCACCACCTCCACCATCACCTTCACCACCTCCTCCATATGTCTACAAGTCACCACCACCTCCATCTCCTTCACCACCCCCTCCATACGTCTACAAGTCTCCACCCCCACCATCTCCTTCACCACCACCACCGTATATTTATGAGTCTCCACCTTCACCATATGTCTACAAATCCCCTCCTCCACCTCCCTATGTTTATAGCTCTCCTCCAAAACCTTACATTTATTCATCACCACCTCCATCTTATCCTTCACCAACTCCTTACATTTATAAGTCTCCTCCCACACCATATAATTCATATCCATATAGTTCACCTCCTCCTCCCTTGTATTAA